The proteins below come from a single Tenuifilum thalassicum genomic window:
- a CDS encoding copper homeostasis protein CutC produces MFTLEVCANSVESAINAQKGGANRIELCENLFVGGTTPSFGCIAETLSQVSIPVNVLVRPRPGDFVYSDMEFRQMLRDIEICKKMNVNGIVSGVLKSNGELDKERTLELVRAAKPLTFTFHRAFDIMPEPEKVIEELVECGCTHLLTSGQKSRATDGIELIKRLIVIGGEYINIIAGGGINHSNILGLAKVGVKEFHMSGSEIVARYSVNHTGVSFTSEVLPDNTVQITNAETIANTVARLKNHFSKK; encoded by the coding sequence ATGTTCACTTTGGAGGTTTGTGCGAATTCAGTAGAGAGTGCCATTAATGCCCAAAAGGGAGGAGCTAACCGAATTGAACTTTGCGAAAATCTTTTTGTAGGTGGAACTACACCTTCGTTTGGTTGTATTGCTGAAACATTAAGTCAGGTAAGCATACCTGTTAATGTGCTAGTTCGTCCTCGCCCAGGCGATTTTGTATACTCTGATATGGAATTTAGGCAGATGCTTCGCGATATTGAGATTTGTAAAAAGATGAACGTGAATGGAATTGTTAGCGGAGTATTGAAATCAAATGGTGAACTAGATAAAGAAAGAACACTTGAACTGGTCAGAGCAGCAAAACCATTGACATTTACATTTCATCGAGCCTTTGATATAATGCCTGAACCAGAGAAAGTGATTGAAGAACTGGTTGAGTGTGGTTGTACACATCTTCTTACATCTGGACAGAAAAGTAGGGCTACTGATGGCATTGAACTAATAAAGAGGTTGATTGTTATTGGTGGAGAATATATCAATATAATCGCAGGTGGTGGGATTAACCATAGCAACATACTTGGTTTAGCAAAGGTTGGCGTTAAAGAGTTTCATATGAGTGGGAGCGAAATTGTCGCTCGATATAGCGTTAACCATACCGGTGTGAGTTTTACATCTGAAGTCCTGCCTGATAACACCGTTCAGATTACAAATGCTGAAACTATTGCCAATACTGTTGCAAGATTAAAGAATCATTTCTCTAAAAAGTAA
- a CDS encoding biotin/lipoyl-containing protein, which produces MSMIHPKLDDKNVTAFIPGTIVDVMVKPGQEVNEGDVLVILDAMKMHNRIIAPSAGKVKEVNVKPGDKVGKGFLLVSLE; this is translated from the coding sequence ATGAGTATGATACATCCTAAACTCGATGATAAAAATGTTACTGCCTTCATTCCAGGAACCATTGTTGATGTTATGGTTAAACCTGGTCAGGAGGTAAACGAGGGCGATGTCCTTGTTATTCTAGATGCTATGAAAATGCATAACAGAATAATTGCTCCATCGGCTGGGAAGGTTAAGGAAGTTAATGTTAAACCTGGCGATAAGGTTGGTAAGGGCTTCCTTCTTGTTAGCTTAGAGTAA
- a CDS encoding acyl-CoA carboxylase subunit beta — translation MPLKNKIEELKKRKEEVLQGGGEKAVAKQVAMGKLTARERIIALLDEDSFNEYDMFVEHEARDFGMDGKVLHGDGVIIGTGTIYGAPVAIYAQDFTVAGGSLGSMHARKITKIMDYALRMRIPLIGINDSGGARIQEGVNSLAGYGEIFWRNTLSSGIIPQISVILGPCAGGAVYSPALTDFVFVVNNISKMFITGPEVIKSVLGEEISQEDLGGAKVHSMITGNAHFYSESEYECFEQIKKLITFIPWNNTRKARRFEPKEPKISYKIEDIVPGDPKEPYDVRDVIRAIADDSDFFEIQEKWAANIVIGFGRLNGETVGFVANQPLVMAGVLDVDSSDKAARFVRYCDAFNIPLVTLVDLPGYLPGIDQEHAGVIRHGAKLLYAYSEATVPKMTVILRKAYGGGYIAMSSRHLRADFVFAWPSAEIAVMGPEGAANIIFRKEIAAAEDPEAVRRQKVEEYKEKFANPYVAAAKGYIDTVIEPSETRKLLLHALEVSSTKVADRPFKKHGIPPF, via the coding sequence ATGCCTTTAAAAAACAAAATTGAAGAACTCAAGAAAAGAAAAGAAGAGGTTCTGCAAGGCGGCGGTGAAAAGGCTGTAGCCAAGCAGGTTGCCATGGGTAAACTAACTGCCCGTGAGCGAATCATTGCTCTTCTTGATGAAGACTCGTTCAACGAGTATGATATGTTTGTTGAGCATGAAGCCCGCGATTTTGGGATGGATGGAAAAGTACTCCATGGTGACGGTGTGATAATAGGGACTGGTACAATTTATGGAGCACCTGTTGCCATTTATGCTCAAGATTTTACCGTTGCTGGCGGTTCCCTAGGATCTATGCATGCTAGGAAAATCACTAAAATAATGGATTATGCACTCCGCATGCGAATTCCTTTGATTGGGATTAACGACTCAGGTGGTGCTCGTATACAGGAAGGGGTTAACTCCCTCGCTGGATATGGTGAAATTTTCTGGCGCAACACTTTATCGAGCGGTATTATCCCCCAAATATCAGTAATACTAGGTCCTTGTGCCGGGGGTGCTGTTTATTCTCCTGCTCTTACCGATTTTGTGTTTGTGGTGAATAACATCTCCAAGATGTTTATCACTGGACCCGAAGTTATTAAGTCGGTGCTTGGAGAAGAAATTTCGCAAGAGGATTTGGGTGGTGCTAAAGTGCATTCCATGATTACTGGTAATGCACATTTTTATTCTGAGAGTGAGTATGAATGTTTTGAGCAGATCAAAAAGCTTATCACTTTCATACCATGGAATAACACTCGAAAAGCGAGAAGATTTGAGCCTAAAGAGCCCAAAATAAGTTATAAAATCGAGGATATCGTTCCAGGCGATCCTAAAGAACCATATGATGTTAGGGATGTTATACGAGCTATAGCCGATGACTCCGACTTCTTTGAGATCCAAGAAAAATGGGCAGCAAATATTGTTATTGGTTTTGGCCGCTTGAACGGCGAAACCGTTGGTTTTGTTGCTAACCAGCCTTTGGTTATGGCGGGTGTTCTTGATGTTGACAGCTCTGATAAAGCAGCTCGTTTTGTTCGCTATTGCGATGCGTTCAATATCCCTCTTGTCACCCTGGTTGACCTGCCAGGTTATCTCCCCGGTATCGATCAGGAGCATGCAGGTGTGATTCGCCACGGAGCCAAACTCCTTTATGCTTATAGCGAAGCTACAGTGCCCAAAATGACTGTTATTCTTCGTAAAGCATATGGTGGTGGATATATTGCAATGAGCTCACGCCACTTACGTGCCGATTTTGTTTTTGCATGGCCTAGTGCCGAGATTGCAGTAATGGGACCTGAAGGGGCAGCAAATATTATTTTCCGTAAAGAGATTGCCGCTGCTGAGGATCCAGAAGCCGTTCGCCGTCAAAAAGTTGAAGAGTATAAGGAGAAGTTTGCTAACCCATACGTGGCTGCTGCCAAAGGGTATATCGATACTGTTATTGAACCTAGCGAAACTCGTAAGCTACTGCTTCATGCCCTTGAAGTGTCGAGCACTAAGGTTGCCGACCGACCATTCAAAAAGCATGGAATACCTCCATTCTAA
- a CDS encoding DUF4199 domain-containing protein — protein sequence MEKKSNSMLKHSMNYGLIMGVSLVILSLIVYLMGILKPPFWVSIINWIIVIAIIYIGSKKYRDEVLGGAIGYGNAVGYGVLVSAFSAVITSFFTILLVTVIDPEYVNKLLVVVEEEMVNKGLPDEQISAGLEMSKKFMSPIFMFFSGLLGSVLTGLIISLITSIFVKKEAAPFKDQVIE from the coding sequence ATGGAAAAGAAATCGAACAGTATGCTTAAGCACTCCATGAACTATGGATTAATCATGGGTGTTTCATTAGTTATCTTAAGCCTAATCGTTTATTTAATGGGTATCCTAAAGCCTCCTTTTTGGGTAAGCATTATTAATTGGATTATTGTAATCGCAATAATTTATATTGGCTCAAAAAAGTATCGCGATGAAGTACTTGGTGGAGCCATTGGTTATGGTAATGCGGTGGGTTATGGTGTTCTAGTTTCAGCATTTAGTGCAGTTATCACATCATTTTTCACCATCCTTCTTGTTACAGTAATCGATCCAGAGTATGTAAATAAACTTTTAGTTGTAGTTGAAGAAGAAATGGTTAACAAAGGATTACCCGATGAGCAAATAAGTGCTGGATTGGAAATGTCTAAAAAATTCATGTCGCCAATATTTATGTTCTTTTCAGGTTTACTTGGTTCTGTTCTAACAGGATTAATAATTTCATTGATTACTTCAATTTTTGTTAAGAAGGAGGCCGCTCCTTTTAAAGACCAGGTGATAGAATAA
- the bcp gene encoding thioredoxin-dependent thiol peroxidase: MKTTHLKPGDSAPDFVGVDQDGKTISLADFKGKKLILYFYPKDNTSGCTAEACSLRDGYEELKGLGLEVVGVSPDSEKSHKNFIAKHNLPFKLIADVNHEIAEKYGAWGEKKMYGRTYFGILRTTFIINEEGVITHVFTKVKTKEHVEQILSEINK, translated from the coding sequence ATGAAAACAACTCATTTAAAACCAGGAGATTCGGCACCTGACTTCGTAGGAGTAGATCAGGATGGGAAAACTATTTCTTTAGCCGACTTTAAGGGGAAGAAGTTAATCCTTTACTTTTACCCTAAGGACAATACTAGCGGCTGTACTGCCGAAGCATGTAGTTTGCGAGATGGCTACGAAGAGTTGAAAGGCTTGGGGCTGGAAGTGGTTGGTGTTAGTCCCGATTCAGAAAAATCGCACAAAAATTTTATTGCCAAGCATAACCTCCCATTTAAACTGATTGCCGATGTTAATCATGAAATAGCTGAAAAGTATGGGGCTTGGGGAGAGAAGAAAATGTATGGGAGAACATATTTCGGAATCCTTCGAACAACATTTATAATTAACGAAGAAGGAGTTATTACACATGTTTTCACTAAAGTGAAAACCAAAGAGCATGTTGAACAAATACTATCAGAAATAAATAAGTAA
- a CDS encoding LptF/LptG family permease codes for MKIIDWYIIRKFIGTYFYAIILIIGIAVIFDVAEKIDDFLEKDAPLYDIIFHYYLNFIPYFANLFSSLFVFIAVIFFTSKMAYNTEIIAILSSGVSFKRMLYPYFISALFIAVLSFILNSFVIPPANAVRLDFESKYIKRPYVNTDRNIHRQVRPGMFVYMSSFNTFNNTAYNLSIEKFDGNRLVSKLIADNAQWDSTKQKWTINRYYIRNYTDKGEEIERGDKIDSTFYLTPEDFNRRLKIVETMNLFELNDFIEEQKLQGADTIEYLIVEKYSRFAYPFSVFILTLIGVSLSSRKVRGGIGFHIGLGLALSFSYIVFMRFSTMFAVKGTLSPELSVWIPNIIYAIIAIGLYRMAPK; via the coding sequence ATGAAAATTATTGATTGGTATATTATCAGAAAATTCATAGGTACTTATTTTTATGCCATAATCTTAATAATCGGCATCGCTGTAATTTTTGATGTTGCTGAAAAGATAGATGATTTTCTGGAAAAAGATGCACCTCTATACGATATCATCTTCCACTACTATTTGAATTTTATCCCCTACTTTGCCAACCTGTTTAGCTCCCTTTTTGTTTTCATCGCAGTAATCTTCTTCACTTCAAAAATGGCTTATAACACTGAGATTATTGCGATACTTAGCAGTGGAGTGAGCTTTAAGCGAATGCTTTATCCCTACTTTATTTCAGCCCTATTCATTGCTGTTCTTTCATTCATCCTTAATAGTTTTGTAATTCCTCCGGCTAATGCAGTTCGGCTTGATTTTGAGTCAAAGTATATAAAACGACCCTATGTCAATACCGATAGAAACATACACCGACAGGTAAGGCCTGGGATGTTTGTTTACATGAGTTCGTTCAATACTTTCAACAACACAGCCTATAATCTTTCAATAGAAAAGTTTGACGGTAATAGGCTAGTCTCCAAGTTGATTGCCGATAATGCTCAATGGGACTCTACCAAGCAAAAGTGGACTATCAATCGTTATTATATCAGAAATTACACCGATAAGGGTGAGGAGATTGAACGCGGCGATAAGATAGATAGTACATTTTATCTCACTCCCGAAGATTTTAATCGAAGATTGAAAATTGTTGAGACAATGAACCTGTTTGAACTCAATGATTTTATCGAGGAGCAAAAGTTGCAGGGTGCCGATACTATTGAGTACTTGATTGTTGAGAAGTATAGCCGTTTTGCCTATCCGTTTTCTGTCTTTATCTTGACACTCATTGGGGTTTCACTTTCGTCGCGTAAGGTAAGGGGCGGTATTGGGTTTCATATTGGATTAGGACTAGCCTTGAGCTTTTCATATATAGTTTTTATGCGTTTTTCAACTATGTTCGCTGTTAAAGGAACCTTATCGCCCGAACTATCGGTTTGGATACCTAATATAATTTATGCAATTATTGCTATTGGACTTTACAGAATGGCTCCCAAATAG
- a CDS encoding transglutaminase-like domain-containing protein: MKRVLGISALLLVLLTSCDSIFNRHLIKDSSKRKEIHEQFLDRVKLVESYDSTILTIINSELTTKEREAFEFLYAYMPLSDLAMHSPEYVLKNARLALKTQKEFRWARKAPADIFLHFVLPYRVNNEYTDNAREVFFEELRDRLKGMDAYQAALEVNYWCHEKVTYQSTDERTCGPLTAVKSAFGRCGEESTFAVAAYRSVGIPARQVYTPRWAHTDDNHAWVEVYVDGKWHFLGACEPEPELDRGWFAGPAKRAMMTRTFVFGKYDGPEEKLNQTRFFTEINLMPNYAPTRQLEVTVLDMSGNPVADANVEFQLYNYAEFYPIAKLQTNSKGKCKLTTGVGDLMIWASKNGKYAFEKADRTQDTITLTLSDKVPSTNRTLRLVPPDEQPIANVDSKKSEEHDKRIKHGNDLRNRYIKTFIDSSTAANLAMEKGISISETWSYLSKSRGNWNEIYSFIKNLDAKDVTVGMAMLATLREKDFRDVTAKVLADHLACVDSFPALLDNKDLVDFDRYVLSPRIGREFITPWRSFLQSAFSFEEIGFFRNNPQNIAKWLNEFITLDIESNYYRVPLSPESVYQIRHADAYSLSIFFVAACRSFGIPARLEPTSKKPQFLMNGMWIYADVKGINAEETTQPLTGTLTISIDPNSAVDNPKYYKHFTIARFENGKYNTLDFEYSDKFNQFPTSLELPEGLYRIIAANRDKSGAVSCKIYHVEVESDKGQNISIEFPSTNIVLRNNHTISTDVTLPLVGGEKSIEQLTGSSPAIIAIINPLSEPTRHLLNDLSQLNKELEAIPVAIVCAKEKAISELSLENVFGGKDYPQNTLLGVDSSGKFEESVIQSLGEDAVYPIVIVVSHDGSILYNSSGYSINQGDKILSILKQ; the protein is encoded by the coding sequence ATGAAAAGAGTTTTAGGAATCAGCGCTTTACTACTTGTGCTTTTAACATCGTGCGATAGCATTTTTAATCGTCATCTTATCAAGGATAGTAGTAAACGCAAAGAGATCCATGAACAATTTCTTGACAGAGTTAAACTTGTTGAGTCGTATGACTCGACAATACTAACCATAATTAATTCAGAACTAACCACTAAGGAGCGTGAGGCTTTTGAGTTCCTTTATGCATACATGCCTTTAAGTGATCTTGCCATGCATTCGCCGGAATATGTGCTTAAAAATGCTCGTTTAGCCCTTAAAACCCAAAAGGAGTTTAGATGGGCACGAAAAGCACCTGCCGATATCTTTTTGCACTTTGTGCTCCCTTATCGAGTGAATAATGAGTATACCGACAATGCTCGTGAGGTGTTTTTTGAAGAGTTGAGGGATAGGTTAAAAGGTATGGATGCCTATCAGGCTGCCCTTGAGGTAAACTACTGGTGTCATGAAAAGGTTACCTACCAATCGACTGATGAGCGCACCTGTGGACCGCTAACGGCTGTAAAATCGGCATTTGGGAGATGTGGCGAGGAGTCAACTTTTGCTGTTGCTGCCTATCGTTCAGTGGGCATCCCTGCTCGGCAGGTTTACACACCGCGCTGGGCGCACACCGACGATAACCATGCTTGGGTTGAAGTTTATGTAGATGGGAAATGGCACTTTCTTGGAGCTTGTGAGCCTGAGCCAGAGTTGGATAGGGGATGGTTTGCTGGCCCCGCTAAACGTGCCATGATGACTCGAACCTTCGTTTTTGGAAAGTACGATGGCCCTGAAGAAAAGTTAAACCAAACCAGGTTCTTTACCGAGATCAACCTGATGCCAAACTATGCTCCTACTCGTCAGTTGGAGGTTACGGTGCTCGATATGTCTGGCAATCCTGTTGCTGATGCAAATGTGGAGTTTCAGCTCTACAACTATGCCGAGTTTTATCCTATTGCAAAACTGCAAACCAATAGTAAAGGAAAATGCAAGCTCACAACAGGTGTTGGTGATCTAATGATTTGGGCTTCAAAGAATGGTAAATATGCTTTTGAAAAAGCAGACCGAACACAAGATACGATAACATTAACCCTGTCCGACAAGGTGCCTTCTACAAACAGAACTCTTAGGCTCGTCCCTCCCGATGAACAACCGATTGCCAATGTAGATAGTAAAAAATCGGAAGAGCATGACAAGCGCATAAAACATGGGAATGACCTGCGAAATCGATATATCAAAACCTTTATCGATTCTTCTACTGCAGCAAACTTGGCTATGGAAAAAGGTATAAGCATTTCCGAAACGTGGAGTTATCTATCAAAAAGTCGCGGTAATTGGAACGAGATATATAGCTTCATTAAAAATCTTGATGCAAAAGATGTTACAGTTGGGATGGCTATGCTGGCTACACTTCGCGAAAAAGATTTCCGTGATGTTACTGCCAAAGTTTTAGCCGATCATCTAGCTTGCGTCGATTCTTTCCCTGCTTTACTTGATAATAAGGATTTGGTTGACTTTGACAGATACGTACTATCACCTCGAATCGGAAGAGAGTTTATTACCCCATGGAGGAGCTTCCTTCAAAGTGCTTTCTCTTTTGAAGAGATTGGCTTTTTCCGCAACAATCCGCAAAATATAGCCAAATGGCTAAACGAATTTATTACTCTTGATATTGAGAGTAACTACTACAGAGTACCCCTGAGTCCTGAAAGCGTTTACCAGATTCGACATGCCGATGCCTACTCGTTATCGATATTTTTTGTAGCTGCATGTCGTAGCTTTGGCATTCCTGCGCGTCTTGAGCCTACATCAAAGAAACCACAGTTTCTTATGAATGGAATGTGGATTTATGCAGATGTTAAGGGGATTAATGCCGAGGAAACTACTCAGCCACTTACTGGGACGCTAACAATAAGTATTGATCCTAATAGTGCGGTTGATAACCCTAAATATTACAAACACTTTACCATAGCAAGGTTTGAGAACGGAAAGTATAATACGCTCGATTTTGAATACTCCGATAAGTTTAACCAGTTCCCTACAAGCCTTGAACTCCCTGAAGGCCTTTATAGGATAATTGCTGCCAACCGGGATAAGTCGGGTGCCGTTAGTTGTAAAATTTACCATGTAGAGGTAGAGAGTGATAAAGGTCAAAATATTAGTATTGAGTTTCCCTCAACCAATATAGTGTTAAGAAACAATCATACAATCAGTACAGATGTTACGTTACCTTTGGTTGGTGGTGAAAAAAGTATTGAGCAGCTTACAGGGAGCAGCCCGGCAATAATTGCTATTATCAATCCGCTTTCGGAACCCACCAGGCATCTTCTGAATGATCTTAGTCAGTTAAACAAGGAGTTGGAAGCAATTCCTGTAGCAATTGTATGCGCCAAAGAAAAAGCAATATCAGAATTAAGTTTGGAGAATGTGTTTGGAGGTAAGGATTATCCACAAAACACCTTGCTTGGTGTTGATTCAAGTGGTAAGTTTGAAGAAAGTGTAATTCAGTCCCTTGGCGAGGATGCTGTTTACCCTATTGTAATTGTAGTTAGCCACGATGGTAGTATCCTTTATAACTCATCGGGGTACAGCATTAATCAAGGCGATAAAATTTTATCGATATTAAAACAATAG
- the truA gene encoding tRNA pseudouridine(38-40) synthase TruA: MPRYKLTIEYDGSRYKGWQFQKNADTIMGKLMDAIKDVFKISNFELYGAGRTDAGVHALGQVAHLDIDSAMPPYIALKRLNEVLPVSININEMIKVNPRFHARYDAKYRSYVYHISKRRTAFGKDYSWWVKEPLNVEAMATVCKQYVGMKDYRSFGAPDKEGGSTLVKIERAKVFEIDDSVLIHIVGSHFLWKQVRRMVGTLVQVGIGKLTEGDVKRFFNEYSSLPAKFTAPAPGLYLERVYYAGETISEEPHWLINI, encoded by the coding sequence ATGCCAAGATATAAGTTAACAATAGAGTATGATGGCTCTAGATATAAAGGATGGCAGTTCCAAAAAAATGCCGATACAATAATGGGCAAGTTGATGGATGCCATTAAGGATGTATTCAAGATAAGTAACTTTGAACTATATGGCGCAGGTAGAACCGATGCTGGAGTCCATGCACTTGGGCAAGTAGCACATCTTGATATTGATTCTGCCATGCCTCCGTATATTGCTCTAAAACGTCTGAATGAGGTTTTACCTGTCTCAATTAACATAAATGAGATGATTAAAGTAAACCCTCGTTTCCATGCTCGTTACGATGCTAAATACCGAAGTTACGTTTATCATATCTCAAAAAGACGAACAGCTTTTGGAAAGGATTACTCCTGGTGGGTGAAAGAGCCGTTAAATGTTGAGGCAATGGCCACGGTATGTAAACAGTATGTAGGTATGAAGGATTATCGGTCGTTTGGTGCTCCAGATAAGGAAGGGGGTTCTACTCTTGTTAAGATTGAAAGAGCCAAGGTCTTTGAGATAGACGACTCGGTTCTTATCCATATTGTTGGCTCTCACTTTCTTTGGAAACAGGTGCGCAGAATGGTAGGTACTCTTGTTCAGGTTGGAATTGGGAAACTTACGGAAGGTGATGTTAAACGCTTTTTCAATGAGTATTCATCTCTTCCTGCAAAGTTCACAGCCCCTGCTCCTGGATTGTATCTTGAGAGGGTTTACTACGCTGGAGAAACAATAAGCGAGGAGCCCCACTGGCTCATTAATATATAA
- the recA gene encoding recombinase RecA, which translates to MEATENKEQKKKEINKEKLKALQSTIDKIEKDFGKGAIMRLGDKAVSEIPVISSGSIALDMALGVGGYPRGRVVEIYGPESSGKTTLAIHAIAEAQKQGGLAAIIDAEHAFDRTYAEKLGVDVENLLFAQPDNGEQALEIADNLIRSGSIDIIVIDSVAALTPKAEIEGDMGDSKMGLQARLMSQALRKLTATISKTNTTCIFINQLRDKIGVMFGNPETTTGGNALKFYASVRVDIRKLNQLKDGEESTGNRVRVKVVKNKVAPPFRKAEFDIIFGEGISKTGEIIDLGVEFNIIKKSGSWYSYGDTKLGQGRDAVRNLLLDNPELASELESKIREAIQAK; encoded by the coding sequence ATGGAAGCTACTGAAAATAAGGAACAGAAGAAGAAGGAGATTAACAAGGAAAAGCTGAAAGCTCTCCAGTCAACCATCGATAAGATTGAAAAGGATTTTGGTAAGGGCGCAATTATGCGACTTGGTGATAAGGCCGTCTCTGAAATCCCAGTCATATCATCAGGTTCAATAGCGCTCGATATGGCGCTTGGCGTTGGAGGTTATCCACGAGGACGTGTTGTTGAGATATATGGACCAGAGTCATCGGGTAAAACCACCTTGGCCATACATGCCATTGCAGAGGCACAAAAGCAGGGCGGCCTAGCCGCTATTATTGATGCCGAGCACGCATTTGATAGGACATATGCAGAGAAGCTTGGTGTTGATGTTGAGAACCTGCTGTTTGCTCAGCCCGACAATGGAGAACAGGCCCTTGAAATAGCCGATAACCTGATTCGATCTGGCTCAATCGATATTATTGTAATTGACTCCGTTGCAGCCCTAACTCCTAAGGCAGAGATTGAAGGCGATATGGGGGATAGTAAAATGGGGCTTCAGGCTCGACTCATGTCGCAAGCATTACGTAAGCTAACTGCCACAATTAGCAAAACTAATACCACCTGCATTTTTATTAACCAGCTTCGCGATAAGATTGGCGTAATGTTTGGCAACCCCGAAACTACTACTGGTGGTAATGCTCTTAAATTTTACGCATCTGTTCGTGTCGATATTAGGAAACTAAATCAGCTAAAAGATGGTGAGGAGTCAACAGGTAACCGTGTTCGTGTTAAGGTTGTCAAGAATAAGGTAGCACCTCCATTCCGTAAAGCAGAGTTCGATATTATTTTTGGCGAGGGCATCTCAAAAACAGGCGAAATTATCGATTTAGGCGTTGAGTTTAACATCATAAAGAAAAGTGGCTCTTGGTATAGCTATGGTGATACTAAGTTGGGCCAAGGCCGTGATGCCGTTCGAAATCTTTTGTTGGATAACCCTGAACTAGCAAGCGAGTTAGAATCAAAAATAAGGGAAGCCATTCAAGCCAAATAG
- the tgt gene encoding tRNA guanosine(34) transglycosylase Tgt gives MEFKLLGTDLQSQARAGLITTDHGQIETPIFMPVGTVGSVKGVLHRELENDIKAQIILGNTYHLYLRPGLDVLKQAGGLHKFASWNRPILTDSGGYQVFSLADMRKLTAQGASFRSHIDGSAHLFTPESVMDIQRVIGADIVMAFDECPPGDADYDYAKKSLDLTERWLDRCVQRFDSTEPHYGYSQTLFPIIQGCVYSDLRKRAAENVQKYNRDGYAIGGLSVGEPAEVMYQMVEVVNGILPKDKPRYLMGVGTPENILESIALGVDMFDCVMPTRNGRNGMLFTSEGIINIRNKKWQNDFSPIDPFGPTFVDSRYTKAYLRHLFIAKEMLGPQIASIHNLGFYLWLVKEARRHILEGDFLAWKNEMVKKVSRRL, from the coding sequence ATGGAATTTAAGTTATTAGGGACTGATTTGCAGTCGCAGGCCCGTGCAGGTTTAATTACAACAGATCACGGCCAGATTGAAACACCGATATTTATGCCTGTTGGAACAGTTGGCAGTGTAAAGGGTGTTTTACATAGGGAATTAGAGAACGATATTAAGGCTCAAATTATACTAGGTAATACCTATCATTTATACTTGCGTCCAGGACTAGACGTTCTAAAACAGGCTGGTGGTTTGCATAAGTTTGCCAGTTGGAATCGCCCAATACTTACCGATAGCGGTGGTTATCAGGTCTTTTCCCTTGCCGATATGCGCAAGCTAACTGCACAAGGAGCATCGTTCAGGTCTCATATCGATGGTTCGGCACATTTATTTACCCCTGAGAGTGTAATGGACATTCAACGCGTAATTGGTGCCGATATTGTGATGGCATTCGATGAATGCCCTCCTGGTGATGCCGATTACGATTATGCTAAAAAATCGCTCGATTTAACGGAGAGGTGGCTTGATAGGTGCGTTCAGCGTTTCGATAGTACAGAACCTCATTATGGGTATAGCCAAACCCTATTCCCAATTATTCAGGGGTGTGTTTATTCCGATTTACGAAAACGTGCCGCTGAGAACGTTCAAAAATATAACCGTGATGGTTATGCCATAGGAGGTTTGTCGGTGGGTGAGCCTGCAGAAGTGATGTACCAAATGGTGGAGGTCGTTAATGGCATTCTGCCCAAGGATAAACCCCGATACCTGATGGGGGTTGGAACCCCTGAGAATATTCTAGAATCTATTGCCTTAGGGGTCGACATGTTTGATTGTGTAATGCCTACTCGTAACGGAAGGAATGGTATGCTGTTCACCTCCGAAGGCATTATCAATATTAGGAATAAAAAATGGCAGAACGATTTTTCTCCAATTGATCCATTTGGCCCAACATTTGTTGATAGCCGTTATACAAAGGCCTATTTGCGCCATCTGTTTATTGCAAAAGAGATGCTTGGCCCTCAAATAGCTAGCATTCATAACCTCGGGTTTTATTTATGGCTGGTAAAAGAGGCCCGCCGTCATATATTAGAAGGCGATTTTTTAGCATGGAAAAACGAAATGGTTAAAAAAGTTTCAAGGCGATTGTAG